A window of the Pseudomonas gozinkensis genome harbors these coding sequences:
- a CDS encoding RNA polymerase sigma factor: protein MSSAQSPHSELVGALYRDHRGWLLAWLRRNVACPQRAEDLSQDTFVRLLGRDELLTPREPRAFLVAIAKGLLFDYFRRAALEQAYLTELMLIPEGEQPSVEEQQLILEDLKAIDRMLGKLSTKARAAFLYNRLDGLTHAEIADKLGVSVPRVRQYLAQGIRQCYIALYGEPT from the coding sequence GTGTCTTCAGCCCAAAGCCCTCACAGTGAGCTCGTCGGTGCGTTGTATCGCGATCACCGCGGCTGGCTGCTGGCCTGGCTGCGCCGCAATGTGGCCTGTCCGCAACGCGCCGAAGACCTGAGCCAGGACACCTTCGTCCGCCTGCTCGGCCGCGATGAGCTGCTGACACCCCGCGAACCCCGGGCGTTTCTGGTGGCGATCGCCAAAGGCTTGTTGTTCGACTACTTCCGCCGGGCGGCGCTGGAACAGGCGTATCTGACCGAGCTGATGCTGATCCCCGAGGGCGAGCAGCCCTCGGTCGAAGAACAGCAACTGATCCTCGAAGACCTCAAGGCTATCGACCGCATGCTCGGCAAGCTGTCGACCAAGGCCCGCGCCGCTTTCCTCTATAACCGCCTCGACGGCCTGACCCACGCCGAAATCGCCGACAAACTCGGCGTGTCGGTCCCGCGCGTGCGCCAGTACCTGGCCCAGGGCATCCGCCAGTGCTACATCGCGTTGTACGGTGAGCCGACATGA
- a CDS encoding FecR family protein — protein sequence MSPASSRPVPAHVLDAAIAWQLTLDSSTPLEREEFAKWHAANEEHARAWRQLGMLDQRFSVANGPARTALLQSREGIRRRVRKLGSGLASVVAVVGLALFAGERYLPLDYWLADQRTATGEQRTVRLADGTVLNLNTHSAVDVRFDEKQRLIVLQEGEILVETGHGDARPFIVETAEGSMRALGTRFLVKREDAGTRLSVLQSAVAAHPQSNPQEQILREGQQVLIRNNGLDSVVALTPGADAWTRGMLVVDNARLEDLVHELGRYRRGHLGIAPEVADLRITGSFPLHDTDKALNALLPTLPVQIEQHTPWWVTVAKADPKP from the coding sequence ATGAGCCCGGCCAGTTCCCGACCGGTCCCGGCCCATGTGCTGGATGCGGCGATTGCCTGGCAATTGACTCTCGATTCCAGCACGCCGCTGGAGCGCGAAGAGTTCGCCAAATGGCACGCAGCCAACGAAGAACACGCTCGCGCCTGGCGTCAGTTGGGCATGCTCGACCAGCGTTTCAGCGTGGCCAACGGCCCGGCACGCACCGCGTTGCTGCAATCGCGCGAAGGCATCCGCCGCCGGGTGCGCAAGCTGGGCAGCGGGCTGGCCAGTGTCGTGGCGGTGGTCGGTCTGGCGTTGTTTGCCGGCGAACGCTATCTGCCGCTGGATTACTGGCTCGCCGATCAACGCACCGCCACCGGCGAACAGCGCACCGTTCGCCTGGCCGACGGCACGGTGCTCAATCTCAATACCCATAGCGCCGTGGATGTCCGCTTCGATGAGAAGCAGCGGCTGATCGTGTTGCAGGAAGGTGAAATCCTCGTCGAAACCGGTCACGGCGATGCGCGGCCGTTCATCGTCGAAACCGCCGAGGGCAGCATGCGCGCTCTGGGCACGCGGTTCCTGGTCAAGCGCGAAGACGCCGGCACGCGCCTGAGCGTGTTGCAATCAGCGGTGGCGGCGCACCCGCAATCCAATCCGCAGGAACAGATCCTGCGCGAAGGCCAGCAAGTGCTGATCCGTAACAATGGTCTGGATTCGGTAGTGGCGCTCACCCCCGGCGCCGATGCCTGGACCCGCGGCATGCTGGTGGTGGACAACGCACGCCTGGAAGACCTGGTGCATGAACTCGGTCGCTATCGTCGCGGCCATCTGGGCATTGCGCCGGAAGTCGCCGACCTGCGCATCACCGGCAGCTTCCCGCTGCACGACACCGACAAGGCGCTGAACGCCCTGCTGCCGACCCTGCCGGTGCAGATCGAGCAGCACACGCCATGGTGGGTGACCGTGGCCAAGGCGGATCCGAAGCCCTGA
- a CDS encoding TonB-dependent siderophore receptor, which translates to MSRSLDTLLRPSLLAVAIALCTPLASSQLIAAEQASSVRAYNLPAAPLSTTLNQIASQGGLTLSLNPSLAVGKTSAPVNGQYDAAGALRAALRGTGLQLEQSSAGTYTLVAVPEGVMALPETSVIGVENYESAWGPVEGYTATRTAAGTKTDTALVEAPRSISVATRQQMEDRGVHSLDDAVRYMPGITASSYGSDTRADWLRVRGFEPTQFLDGLPLPKGVYANPKQETWNLDRLALLRGPASSVYGQTPPGGLLDMVSRRPSDVQSSEIQLQYGSDNHRQINFASTGKIDDAGQFLYGLSGVVRDSGTQIDHVDNKRYNIAPSLTWNIDDDTKFTLLTQFTRDDTGITSQFLPVQGTKIDMPFGKVSHHKNLGDPDWEYYDRTYYALGYAFEHRLNDTWQFKQNLRYTKSDLSFQALTPGSYPFTEVDDQGNVGRSSTIVDEDISQFAVDNNFQADFATGDIRHTLLLGLDHQRSNTNYISIFGGSDDTPGTNVLNPIYGQTIVRPARSTAFYDYDQKTYQTGLYVQDQMALDQWRLTLGGREDWVHTSTKFNKSNATNTDRDKAFSGNAAISYVFDSGFVPYLSYAESFQPTSGADASSTESLKPTEGKQWELGIKYQPPGSKTLLTAAVYDLTQKNVSVSSFVNGVSITSQTGEVKVKGLELEAVSDVTDNLKVIAAYTLAKSEVQNGADKGNRLQLMPNQQASLWADYTWHSGVLDGFGIGAGARYTGNTYGDKANTWLGKADAYTVFDAAVHYDLGRLDNSLKGASLALNATNLLDKDYISTCDSFYCYYGDQRSVVASATYKW; encoded by the coding sequence ATGTCCCGTTCGCTAGACACCTTGTTGCGCCCCAGTTTGCTGGCGGTCGCCATTGCCCTCTGCACCCCGCTGGCCAGCAGCCAACTGATCGCCGCTGAACAGGCATCGAGCGTGCGCGCCTACAACCTGCCGGCGGCTCCGTTGTCGACCACCCTGAACCAGATCGCCAGCCAGGGCGGCCTCACGCTGTCGCTGAACCCGTCGCTGGCGGTGGGCAAGACCTCCGCGCCGGTCAACGGCCAATATGACGCGGCCGGCGCCCTGCGCGCGGCCCTGCGTGGCACCGGTCTGCAACTGGAACAGAGCAGCGCCGGCACCTACACCCTGGTCGCCGTGCCGGAGGGCGTGATGGCCCTGCCGGAAACGTCGGTGATCGGCGTGGAAAACTATGAAAGCGCCTGGGGCCCGGTCGAAGGCTACACCGCCACCCGCACCGCCGCCGGCACCAAGACCGACACCGCGCTGGTCGAAGCACCGCGTTCGATTTCGGTCGCCACTCGCCAGCAAATGGAAGACCGTGGCGTGCACAGCCTCGATGACGCCGTGCGCTACATGCCGGGCATCACCGCCAGCAGCTACGGGAGCGACACCCGCGCCGACTGGCTGCGCGTGCGCGGCTTCGAACCGACTCAGTTCCTCGACGGCCTGCCCCTGCCAAAAGGCGTGTACGCCAACCCGAAACAGGAAACCTGGAACCTCGACCGCCTCGCCCTGCTGCGCGGCCCGGCCTCGTCCGTCTACGGCCAGACCCCGCCGGGCGGCCTGCTGGACATGGTCAGCCGTCGCCCGAGCGATGTGCAGAGCAGCGAAATCCAGCTGCAATACGGCAGCGACAACCACCGTCAGATCAACTTCGCCAGCACCGGCAAGATCGACGACGCCGGCCAGTTTCTCTATGGCCTCAGCGGTGTGGTACGTGACAGCGGCACCCAGATCGACCACGTCGACAACAAGCGCTACAACATAGCGCCGAGCCTAACCTGGAACATCGACGACGACACCAAGTTCACCCTGCTGACCCAGTTCACCCGCGACGATACCGGCATCACCAGCCAGTTCCTGCCGGTGCAGGGCACCAAGATCGACATGCCGTTCGGCAAGGTTTCCCACCACAAGAATCTGGGCGATCCGGACTGGGAATACTACGACCGCACCTACTACGCGCTGGGCTATGCCTTCGAACATCGCCTGAATGACACCTGGCAGTTCAAGCAGAACCTGCGCTACACCAAATCTGACCTATCGTTCCAGGCCCTGACGCCTGGCTCGTATCCGTTCACCGAAGTCGATGATCAGGGTAATGTCGGACGTTCCTCGACAATCGTTGATGAAGACATCAGCCAGTTCGCCGTGGATAACAACTTCCAGGCCGACTTTGCCACAGGTGACATTCGCCACACCTTGCTTTTGGGTCTCGATCACCAGCGCAGCAACACCAATTACATCTCGATCTTCGGTGGCTCGGACGACACGCCGGGAACTAACGTACTCAACCCGATCTACGGCCAGACAATCGTGCGTCCGGCACGCTCGACCGCGTTTTACGACTACGACCAAAAGACCTACCAGACCGGCCTATACGTTCAGGACCAAATGGCCCTCGACCAATGGCGCCTGACCCTCGGCGGCCGGGAAGACTGGGTACACACCAGCACCAAGTTCAACAAGAGCAACGCAACCAACACCGACCGCGACAAGGCCTTCAGCGGCAACGCAGCAATCAGCTACGTGTTCGACTCCGGTTTCGTGCCGTACCTGTCGTACGCCGAATCGTTCCAGCCGACCAGCGGCGCCGACGCCTCTTCGACCGAATCGCTCAAACCGACCGAAGGCAAGCAGTGGGAACTGGGTATCAAGTACCAGCCACCGGGCAGCAAGACCCTGCTGACGGCCGCGGTGTATGACCTGACCCAGAAAAACGTTTCGGTCAGCTCGTTCGTCAACGGCGTATCGATCACCAGCCAGACCGGCGAAGTGAAGGTCAAAGGCCTGGAGCTGGAAGCCGTCTCCGACGTTACCGATAACCTGAAAGTCATCGCCGCCTACACCCTGGCCAAGTCCGAAGTGCAGAACGGCGCCGACAAGGGCAACCGCCTGCAACTGATGCCGAACCAGCAAGCCTCGCTGTGGGCCGATTACACCTGGCACAGCGGTGTGCTCGACGGCTTCGGCATCGGCGCCGGCGCGCGCTACACCGGCAACACTTACGGCGACAAAGCCAACACCTGGCTGGGCAAGGCGGACGCCTACACCGTGTTCGACGCCGCCGTGCATTACGACCTCGGCCGTCTGGACAACAGCCTCAAAGGCGCGTCGCTGGCACTCAACGCCACCAACCTGCTGGACAAGGACTACATTTCCACCTGCGACAGCTTCTATTGCTACTACGGCGACCAGCGCAGTGTCGTCGCCAGCGCCACTTACAAGTGGTAA
- a CDS encoding PepSY-associated TM helix domain-containing protein, whose amino-acid sequence MKSKTIRRWSFVHTWTSLICTVFLLLLALTGLPLIFHHEIDHLLGDAPELRVMPADTPHLNLAQLVEAAEKHRPGEVVQYFGFEDDEPNAVLTIMAKTAGTEPNSSHTFMLDARTGEALEMPSANGGLMLFILRLHVDMFAGLPGKLLLAFMGLLFVIAIVSGTVLYLPFMRRLKFGTVRQDKSTRLRWLDLHNLIGVVTLTWALVVGVTGVISACADLLIAAWRAEALTTLIAPYRDAPPLTQLAPATRVLDIAGSVTPGMKPDFIAFPGTRFSSEHHYSVFMKGGTHLTSHLLTPVLIDASTLKVTAVAERPWYMDAMGMSQPLHFGDYGGMPMKILWATLDVLTIIVLASGVYLWVVRRKAAKPVLEPAEAAA is encoded by the coding sequence ATGAAAAGTAAAACAATTCGTCGCTGGTCCTTCGTCCACACCTGGACCAGCCTGATCTGCACCGTGTTTTTGCTGCTGCTGGCCCTGACCGGCCTGCCGCTGATTTTCCATCACGAAATCGACCACCTGCTGGGCGATGCGCCCGAGTTGCGGGTGATGCCGGCGGACACGCCGCATCTGAACCTGGCGCAACTGGTCGAAGCGGCGGAGAAGCATCGGCCCGGCGAAGTCGTGCAGTACTTCGGTTTCGAAGACGACGAGCCGAATGCCGTGCTGACGATCATGGCCAAGACCGCCGGCACCGAGCCCAATTCCTCGCACACCTTCATGCTCGACGCGCGCACCGGCGAAGCCCTGGAAATGCCTTCGGCCAACGGTGGCTTGATGCTGTTCATCCTGCGCCTGCACGTCGATATGTTTGCCGGGTTGCCGGGCAAATTGCTGCTGGCGTTCATGGGGTTGCTGTTCGTGATCGCGATCGTGTCCGGCACGGTGTTGTATTTGCCGTTCATGCGCCGCTTGAAGTTCGGCACCGTGCGCCAGGACAAATCCACCCGCCTGCGTTGGCTCGACCTGCACAACCTGATCGGTGTGGTGACCCTGACCTGGGCACTGGTGGTCGGCGTGACCGGCGTGATCAGTGCCTGCGCCGACCTGCTGATCGCCGCGTGGCGCGCCGAAGCCCTGACCACCCTGATCGCGCCCTACCGCGATGCCCCGCCGCTGACGCAACTGGCCCCGGCCACCCGGGTGCTGGACATCGCCGGCAGCGTCACTCCGGGGATGAAACCGGACTTCATCGCCTTCCCCGGCACCCGCTTCTCCAGCGAGCACCATTACTCGGTGTTCATGAAGGGCGGCACCCACCTGACCTCGCACCTGCTGACCCCGGTGCTGATCGACGCCAGCACCCTGAAAGTCACGGCGGTAGCAGAACGACCTTGGTACATGGACGCCATGGGCATGTCGCAGCCGCTGCACTTCGGCGACTACGGCGGCATGCCGATGAAGATCCTCTGGGCCACGCTGGACGTGCTGACCATCATCGTCCTCGCCAGCGGCGTGTACTTGTGGGTGGTACGACGCAAGGCCGCGAAACCGGTGCTGGAACCGGCGGAGGCCGCTGCATGA
- a CDS encoding glutathione S-transferase gives MSAPSMTLFHNTLSPFVRKVMVLLHETGQQDRVALQDCVLSPVSPDAALNEDNPLGKIPALRLADGNVIHDSRVILDYLDHQHVGNPLIPRDGSARWRRLTLASMADGIMDASVMVRYEQVLRAPEKHWDEWLEAQREKIRRALALLERDAIAELTCHFDVASISVACALGYLDLRFPDLGWRDANPQLANWFFEVSQRPSMIATMPKV, from the coding sequence ATGTCCGCTCCCAGCATGACCCTGTTCCACAACACCCTGTCCCCGTTCGTGCGCAAAGTCATGGTGCTGCTGCACGAAACCGGCCAGCAGGATCGCGTCGCGCTGCAGGACTGCGTGCTCAGCCCTGTGAGCCCGGACGCCGCCCTCAACGAAGACAACCCGCTGGGCAAAATCCCGGCCCTGCGCCTGGCCGACGGCAATGTCATCCATGACAGCCGGGTGATCCTCGATTACCTCGACCACCAGCACGTCGGCAATCCGCTGATCCCCCGCGACGGTTCGGCCCGCTGGCGGCGCCTGACCCTGGCCTCGATGGCCGACGGGATCATGGACGCCTCGGTCATGGTGCGTTACGAGCAAGTGCTGCGCGCCCCGGAAAAACACTGGGACGAATGGCTAGAGGCCCAGCGCGAAAAGATCCGCCGCGCCCTCGCCTTGCTGGAACGCGACGCGATTGCCGAACTGACCTGCCACTTCGACGTCGCTTCGATCAGCGTGGCCTGTGCGCTGGGTTATCTGGATCTTCGCTTCCCGGATCTGGGCTGGCGTGACGCCAACCCGCAACTGGCCAACTGGTTCTTTGAAGTGAGCCAGCGGCCGTCGATGATTGCGACGATGCCGAAAGTTTAG
- the creD gene encoding cell envelope integrity protein CreD: protein MNRNLTFKLGAIALLILLLLVPLLMIDGIIDDRQQLRDGVLEDIARSSSYSQQLSGPVMVVPYRKVVRTWKTKEKSDERYQEIGEERGRLYFLPERFELDGQVQTELRARGIYEARLFHADNRISGHFSLPAQLGIKEDFADYTFDAPFLAVGISDIRGIENALKLELGAQRLDFVPGTQVGWLGEGVRVTLPALDTGKTTELAFGFDLRLQGTGSLQVLPVGKTSRVNLAANWPHPSFIGNFLPAKREINDQGFTADWQTSFFSTNLQEAMSRCVSGNDCEAFNGRSFGVSFIDPVDQYLKSDRAIKYALLFIVLTFAGFFLFEVLKSLAVHPVQYALVGVALAFFYLLLLSLSEHIGFALAYLLSASGCVLLIGFYVCHVLRSVRHGLSFSAGLAALYGLLYGLLSAEDYALLMGSLLLFGLLGVFMVLTRNLDWYGIGQKPAKPLEFDIGAVQ from the coding sequence ATGAACAGAAACCTGACTTTCAAACTCGGGGCGATCGCCCTGCTGATCCTGTTGCTGCTGGTGCCGCTGCTGATGATCGACGGCATCATCGACGATCGCCAGCAACTGCGTGACGGCGTGCTCGAAGACATTGCCAGAAGCTCAAGCTACAGCCAGCAACTCAGCGGGCCGGTGATGGTTGTGCCGTATCGCAAGGTGGTGCGCACCTGGAAGACCAAAGAGAAGAGCGACGAGCGTTACCAGGAAATCGGTGAAGAACGCGGTCGTCTGTATTTCCTGCCGGAGCGCTTTGAACTCGACGGTCAGGTGCAGACCGAGCTGCGCGCCCGGGGCATTTATGAGGCACGGCTGTTTCATGCCGACAACCGTATAAGCGGACATTTCTCGCTGCCGGCACAGTTGGGGATCAAGGAAGATTTCGCCGATTACACCTTCGATGCGCCGTTCCTGGCGGTCGGCATCAGTGACATTCGCGGGATCGAAAACGCGCTGAAGCTGGAGCTGGGCGCGCAACGCCTGGACTTCGTGCCTGGCACTCAGGTCGGCTGGCTGGGCGAGGGTGTGCGTGTGACGCTGCCGGCGCTGGACACCGGCAAGACCACGGAATTGGCCTTTGGCTTCGACCTGCGCCTGCAAGGCACCGGCTCGTTGCAGGTGCTGCCGGTGGGCAAGACCAGCCGGGTGAACCTCGCTGCCAACTGGCCGCACCCAAGCTTCATCGGTAACTTCCTGCCGGCCAAACGCGAGATCAACGATCAGGGTTTCACCGCCGACTGGCAGACCTCGTTCTTCTCCACCAATTTGCAAGAAGCGATGAGCCGCTGCGTGTCGGGCAATGATTGCGAGGCGTTCAACGGGCGAAGTTTCGGCGTGAGCTTCATCGATCCGGTGGATCAGTATCTGAAGAGCGACCGGGCGATCAAATATGCGCTGCTGTTCATCGTCCTGACGTTCGCCGGTTTCTTCCTGTTCGAAGTGCTGAAAAGCCTGGCGGTGCACCCGGTGCAATACGCGCTGGTGGGCGTGGCGCTGGCGTTCTTTTATCTGTTGCTGCTGTCGTTGTCGGAGCACATCGGTTTTGCCCTGGCGTATCTGTTGTCGGCCAGCGGTTGTGTGCTGTTGATCGGGTTCTACGTCTGCCACGTACTGCGCAGCGTGCGGCATGGCTTGAGTTTTTCGGCGGGGCTGGCGGCGTTGTACGGCTTGCTCTACGGCTTGCTGAGCGCCGAGGATTACGCGCTGCTGATGGGCTCGCTGCTGCTGTTCGGTCTGCTTGGTGTGTTCATGGTGCTGACCCGCAATCTGGACTGGTACGGGATCGGGCAGAAACCGGCCAAACCGCTGGAATTCGATATCGGAGCGGTGCAATGA
- a CDS encoding acyltransferase family protein has protein sequence MRNNSFDLIRHLAAFLVLVSHHFALSGSQEPGISGYNSLGGIAVIAFFSISGLLITRSFLNANGITDYLSKRVARIFPALIVCAFLMTFVSGALFAEGYVTSPAVLIDFLRISLFGRANIEPVTHGFIFSESFNGSLWTLKIEFTFYLLVAVVLSLYRRATAAGALLALFCVATFVLGNGPATALTQKLAVYGCAGIAFFAGSLLAFYKQLLGDRRRLAIMLVACVGVALLAIGAPMAGVVVTLCICLATLSVGLLYVDRTIRGRFDLSYGIYLYAFPVQQLVINKTSLTFVPSMMLSALIVIVLAIASWHWVERPALQWAHRRNKARISEAATPT, from the coding sequence TTGCGCAACAACTCATTCGATCTGATCAGGCACCTTGCCGCGTTTCTGGTACTGGTCAGCCACCACTTCGCCCTGAGCGGTTCGCAAGAGCCGGGCATCAGCGGCTACAACTCGCTGGGCGGCATTGCGGTCATTGCCTTCTTTTCGATTTCCGGCCTGCTGATCACCCGCAGCTTCCTCAACGCCAACGGCATCACTGACTATCTGAGCAAACGCGTCGCACGGATCTTTCCGGCGCTGATCGTTTGTGCCTTTCTCATGACGTTTGTGTCCGGCGCGCTGTTTGCCGAGGGCTATGTGACGAGCCCCGCCGTCCTGATCGACTTCCTGCGCATCTCGCTGTTCGGCCGGGCGAATATCGAGCCCGTTACTCACGGGTTTATCTTCAGCGAATCTTTCAATGGCAGCCTATGGACGCTGAAAATCGAATTCACTTTTTATCTGCTGGTGGCGGTGGTGCTGAGTCTGTACCGACGGGCGACGGCAGCGGGTGCCTTGCTGGCGTTGTTCTGCGTGGCGACCTTTGTGCTGGGCAACGGTCCTGCCACAGCGCTGACTCAGAAGCTCGCGGTGTATGGATGTGCCGGCATCGCGTTTTTTGCCGGATCGCTGCTGGCCTTCTACAAGCAACTGCTGGGCGACAGGCGCCGGTTGGCAATCATGCTGGTGGCCTGTGTCGGGGTTGCCTTGCTGGCGATCGGAGCACCGATGGCCGGTGTCGTCGTCACCCTGTGCATCTGCCTGGCCACCCTGAGTGTGGGCCTGCTCTACGTCGATCGCACCATTCGGGGTCGATTCGATCTGTCCTACGGCATCTACCTGTACGCGTTTCCCGTCCAGCAGTTGGTGATCAACAAGACATCGCTGACGTTCGTACCGTCCATGATGCTGTCGGCGCTGATCGTGATCGTGCTGGCCATCGCCTCCTGGCACTGGGTCGAGCGACCGGCGCTGCAATGGGCGCATCGCCGGAACAAGGCCAGAATCAGCGAAGCCGCAACACCGACCTGA
- the creC gene encoding two-component system sensor histidine kinase CreC, translating to MSLGLRIFLVYVLFIGLTGYFVLNTVMEEIRPGVRQSTEETLVDTANLMAEILRDDFKAGTLNQNRWPELLRAYGERQPKATIWGLAKNQVNHRIYVTDAKGIVVLDSSGVAVGQDYSRWNDVYLTLRGEYGARSSRSDPNDPNSSVMHVGAPIRDNGAIIGVVTVAKPNSSLQPYVDRTERRLLGYGAGLIGLGLLLGALLSWWLSRALHRLTVYAQAVSEGRRVAVPHYRGGELEQLATAVEQMRTQLEGKAYVERYVHTLTHELKSPLAAIRGAAELLQDEMPANQRLRFVGNIDSESARMQQLIERLLDLAQVEQRQGLEERVVVPLAALVDEVLQAQTARIEGRQLRIERAIPADLALLGEPFLLRQALGNLLENALDFTPPKGLLRFEAERVGAQIVFGLFNEAAPIPDYALTRLTERFYSLPRPDSGRKSTGLGLNFVEEVVKLHGGSLRIDNLAGGVQVQLHLP from the coding sequence ATGTCGCTGGGGCTGCGGATTTTCCTGGTGTATGTGCTGTTCATCGGCCTCACCGGGTATTTCGTGCTCAACACGGTGATGGAAGAAATCCGCCCCGGCGTGCGTCAGTCCACCGAAGAAACCCTGGTCGACACCGCCAACCTGATGGCGGAAATCCTGCGGGACGATTTCAAGGCCGGCACCCTCAACCAGAATCGCTGGCCGGAACTGCTCCGCGCCTATGGTGAACGCCAGCCGAAAGCGACCATCTGGGGCCTGGCGAAAAACCAGGTCAACCACCGCATCTACGTCACCGACGCCAAGGGCATCGTGGTGCTGGACTCCAGCGGTGTCGCGGTCGGCCAGGACTACTCGCGCTGGAACGACGTCTACCTCACCTTGCGCGGAGAATACGGCGCACGCTCCAGCCGCAGCGATCCGAATGACCCGAACTCTTCGGTGATGCACGTCGGCGCGCCGATCCGCGACAACGGCGCGATCATCGGCGTGGTCACCGTGGCCAAACCCAACAGCTCACTGCAACCCTACGTCGACCGTACCGAACGCCGCCTGCTCGGTTACGGCGCCGGACTGATCGGCCTCGGCCTGCTGCTCGGCGCCCTGCTCTCGTGGTGGCTGAGCCGCGCGTTGCACCGCTTGACCGTATACGCCCAGGCCGTGAGCGAGGGCCGTCGGGTGGCGGTGCCGCACTATCGCGGCGGCGAGCTGGAGCAGTTGGCGACCGCCGTGGAACAGATGCGCACCCAGCTCGAAGGCAAGGCTTACGTCGAGCGCTATGTGCACACCCTGACCCATGAATTGAAGAGCCCGCTGGCGGCGATTCGCGGTGCCGCCGAGCTGCTGCAGGACGAGATGCCGGCGAATCAGCGATTGCGCTTTGTCGGCAACATCGACAGTGAAAGTGCCAGGATGCAGCAGTTGATCGAGCGCCTGCTCGATCTGGCTCAGGTTGAACAGCGTCAGGGCCTGGAAGAACGCGTCGTCGTGCCACTCGCGGCGTTGGTCGATGAAGTCTTGCAGGCACAGACCGCACGGATTGAGGGGCGACAGCTGAGAATCGAACGCGCCATCCCCGCTGATCTGGCATTGCTCGGCGAGCCGTTTCTGCTGCGCCAGGCCTTGGGCAATCTGCTGGAGAACGCACTGGACTTCACGCCACCCAAGGGCTTGCTGCGATTTGAAGCCGAGCGGGTTGGCGCACAGATCGTATTTGGCCTGTTCAACGAGGCCGCGCCCATTCCCGATTACGCGCTGACGCGTCTGACCGAGCGCTTTTATTCGTTGCCGCGTCCTGACAGCGGGCGCAAAAGCACGGGGCTTGGGCTGAATTTCGTCGAGGAAGTGGTCAAGCTGCACGGCGGTTCTCTGCGCATCGATAACCTCGCAGGGGGCGTGCAGGTGCAGTTGCACCTGCCGTGA
- the creB gene encoding two-component system response regulator CreB gives MPHILIVEDEAAIADTLIFALQGEGFTTTWLSLGAAALEHQRQTPADLIILDIGLPDISGFETCKQLRRFSEVPVLFLSARNAEIDRVVGLEIGADDYVVKPFSPREVAARVRAILKRMAPRPVIEASSALFRVDPERVQISYRGQPLSLTRHEFRLLQCLLEQPERVFSREQLLDALGVAADAGYERSIDSHIKSVRAKLRLVRAEAEPIQTHRGLGYSYSPGHS, from the coding sequence ATGCCTCATATCCTGATTGTCGAAGACGAAGCGGCGATTGCCGATACGCTGATTTTTGCCTTGCAGGGCGAGGGCTTCACCACGACCTGGCTGAGCCTGGGCGCGGCGGCGCTGGAGCATCAGCGCCAGACCCCGGCAGATCTGATCATCCTCGACATTGGCCTGCCGGATATCAGCGGCTTCGAAACCTGCAAACAGCTGCGTCGCTTCAGCGAAGTGCCGGTGCTGTTCCTCAGTGCGCGCAACGCCGAAATTGATCGCGTGGTGGGCCTGGAAATCGGCGCCGACGATTACGTGGTCAAACCGTTCAGCCCACGCGAAGTGGCGGCGCGGGTCCGGGCGATTCTCAAGCGCATGGCGCCGCGTCCGGTCATCGAAGCATCCTCGGCGCTGTTCCGCGTCGATCCCGAGCGCGTACAGATCAGCTATCGCGGCCAGCCCCTGAGCCTGACCCGCCATGAATTCCGCCTGCTGCAATGCCTGCTCGAACAACCCGAGCGGGTGTTCAGCCGCGAGCAACTGCTCGATGCGCTGGGCGTGGCGGCGGATGCCGGTTACGAGCGCAGCATCGACAGCCATATCAAAAGCGTGCGCGCCAAACTGCGTCTGGTGCGTGCCGAGGCCGAACCGATCCAGACCCATCGCGGCCTCGGTTACAGCTACAGCCCGGGGCACAGCTGA
- a CDS encoding ATP-dependent zinc protease, whose protein sequence is MKSLLALLSLVALPVLAAEPTLYGRYEYIALPEIGGEVLKAKMDTGALTASLSAKDIETFKRDGEDWVRFRLATKDASNKVYEHKIARISKIKSRSDEEDEGESTEVAKRPVVDLELCLGDVKRTVEVNLTDRSNFNYPLLIGAKALREFGAAVNPARRFTADKPDC, encoded by the coding sequence GTGAAATCCCTCCTTGCACTGCTTTCCCTCGTTGCCCTGCCGGTGCTCGCCGCCGAACCGACCCTGTACGGTCGTTACGAATACATCGCGCTGCCGGAAATCGGCGGTGAAGTGCTCAAGGCCAAGATGGACACCGGCGCGCTGACCGCCTCGCTGTCGGCCAAGGACATCGAGACGTTCAAACGCGACGGCGAAGACTGGGTACGCTTCCGCCTGGCCACCAAGGACGCGAGCAACAAGGTGTACGAGCACAAGATCGCGCGGATCAGCAAGATCAAGAGTCGCTCGGATGAAGAAGACGAGGGCGAAAGCACCGAAGTGGCCAAGCGCCCGGTAGTCGATCTGGAGCTGTGCCTGGGCGACGTCAAGCGTACCGTGGAGGTCAACCTGACCGACCGCAGCAACTTCAACTACCCGTTGCTGATCGGTGCCAAGGCCCTGCGCGAGTTCGGCGCGGCGGTGAACCCGGCACGACGCTTTACAGCGGACAAGCCCGACTGCTGA